A stretch of DNA from Phenylobacterium koreense:
CGGCAGGTTTCCGTCCGAAAAGCCCAGGAACCTGAGCCCAGGACCCGAGCCCGCCGCCGCAGCCAGGGCGCGGCGACGACGGTCGCCGCCCACGACCAGCCGCTGTTCGACGCCTTGCGCGCCTGGCGCCGCGACGAGGCGGCGCGCCAGCACCTGCCGCCCTACGTGATCTTCCACGACAGGACCCTCGCGGAGATCGCCACCCGCAAGCCCGGCGGCCTGGCGGCTCTGGGAGCGATCTCCGGCGTCGGCGAGGGCAAGCTCGACCGCTACGGCGAGGCGGTGCTCGGCGTGTTGCGCGGGATGGACGCCTGAGGCGCGCTAGACCGGGCGCAGGAAGACGTAGCGCTGGTGGAGATCGACCAGCGACCAGTCCAGGCCGGCGACCTCCCAGTCGGGATAGTTCTGCTTGAGGAAGTCGAGGCTGATCGAGGTGTCGCCGTAGGTCGCCTCGCCCGCCACGGTTTCGCGCGGATGGGGGACGTAGGCGAACCCCTGCTCGGCATGCGCCTTTTCGTGGATCTGCGCGGTTTCGGCATAGGCGGGATCGGCGCGCCAGTATTCCGGGGCGCGGATGGTGATGGCGAGCAGGCCGTCCTCGGCGATGTGCCGGCGCATGGCGGCCAGGGCGGCGTCCGTCGCCGACCGCGAGGTGTGAGTGAAGACCGAGAACGCGAACATGACGTCGATGCCGCCTTCCGGCGCCGGCAGGCTTTGCGGCAGATAGTCCGACTGCGCGAGGTTGCCCAGCAGGCCGACCTCCTTGCAGAGGTCGATCGCGTAGTCCCAGGGGTCCACCGCCCAGATGTTCGCCGGATCGGTGTAGTAGTACATCGCCCGGGTGATGCGCCCGTAGCCGCAGCCATAGTCGAGGATTTTCGCATCCTTGAGCGAGCGGTTGCTTAAGGACGCGTAGTTGTAGGCCAGGGTGCGGACGAAGCCGACAGTCTGGCCGAGGAGCGGCACGCCGGCCGCGCCGGTGAAGTTGCGTTGGGTCTCCTCGCTGGCCATGTGCGGCAGCAGGGCCGAGAGCGCCGGCAGATCCGTGCGCGGCAAGCCGATCATCAGCAGTCCGAAGGCGTCGAGGGGCAGGGTCTCGCGCAGGCGACCGAGGACTTCGGAGGCCGAAGCTCCTGCGGCGGCGGATCGTTCGGCGGCGGCGATCGCGTTGGCGTCGTCGGATAGCAACATGAACCGGTGACCTCGAATGAAGAAGTGCCGTTCTTTTACCGTTGTTCTTCCGTTCGGCCAGGGCGCTTAACGGCCAGGAAAGGGGCGCTTTACATAGTCCGCCCAGCAAAGGGAGACCGGTCATGGCGGTGGCGATCCTGCAGGCGCGGATGAGTTCGTCGCGCCTGCCGGGCAAGGTGATGAAGAGCCTTCTCGGCCGGCCGATGATCGCGCGCCAGCTCGAGCGGCTGAGCCGCTGCGCCAGCCTCGACCGCCTGATCGTGGCGACCAGCGAGGACGCGTCCGACGACGAACTGGCGAGTTTCCTGGAGCAGAGCGGCGCGCCGGTGTTTCGCGGCCCGCTGGCCGACGTGCTCGGCCGCTATGTCGGCGCGATCGAGGCGTTCGGTGTGACCGGGCAGGTGGTGCGGCTGACCGCCGACTGCCCGCTGGCCGACCCGGAGGTGATCGATGCGGCGGTGCGGCTGCAGGCGCAAAGCGGCGCGGACTATGTCTCCAACAGCGTCCGCCGGACCTATCCGCGCGGGCTGGACGTCGAGGTCTTCACCGCCGAGGGCCTGCTGACCGCGGGCCGCGAGGCGAGCGATCCCTATGAGCGCGAGCATGTGACCCCGTTCCTTTATCGAAATCCCGACCGGTTCAGCCGCGGGGAGCTGGTCCAGGACCGCGACGACAGCTCCTTGCGATGGACGGTCGACACGCCGGAAGACTTCGCCTTCGTCGAGCGGGTCTACGAGGTCCTCTATCCGGCGCGGCCGGCCTTCACCTCGGACGACGTACGGGCCCTGCCGTTCTCGCACCACGAACCTTAGAGGCGCCGACTTTTTGCTTGAGAGGGGCGAAACCGAGCCATTCGCCGACAAGTTGCTAGGGCGGGAGCTTCCCTAACGAGCAACGGAGCAACGTCATGCCCAATCGTGATTTGGCGCCCTGGAGCGGGTCTCGTGGCCTGAGCCGCCAGGGCTGGGATCCATTCACCTCGTTCCGGCGCGAGATGGATCGGCTGTTCGACGACTTCCTTACCCCCGCCGAGGGCCGCTCGTTCGCGCCTACGCGTGAGGGCGCGGCGGCCTGGCCGAGCATCGAGGTCGACGAGAACGACCAGGCCTATCGGGTGACTGCGGAACTGGCCGGGTTAAACCGGGACGACGTGAAGATCGAGCTGCGCGACAACGCCCTGACCCTCAGCGGCGAACGCCGGGACGAGCGCACCGAGGAGGACAAGGGCCGGTGCTATACCGAACGCACCTACGGCAAGTTCGCCCGGACCATCCCGTTCTCCCACGAGATCGACGGCGACAGGGTCGAGGCCAACTTCAAGGATGGGGTTCTGAAGATCGCGCTGCCCAAGAGCACCCGTGCGCAGGACCAGACCCGGCAGATCGAAATCAAGTCCTGACGCCCGCGGTCAGATCCCCGTCGCGAGCCGCGCCGCCTCTTCGGCCTTGTCCGGGCTGCGGCGCGGTGGGGGTTCGGCGCTCCAGGCCTGGCGCAGGCTCTTGGGAAGATTGTCCCGCACCTTCGCCACCTGGCCGGCTGTGAGATGGCGCGACAGCACGCCGAACACCGAGCGGATCGCGCGGTCCGGGTCGATGGCCGTGGCGTCGGTCAGCCATTCGCCGACCTCTTCGGTGAAATCTTCGACCCCATGGCAGCGGCTCGGCTGCCGGGCCGGCTGGTATTGGTCGTAATAGACGCCGCGGACGAGCAGCGGCAGTTGCGAGCCGAGATGCGCCGAGAGGTCCACCGGCAGACGGTCGCGCAGCTTGTGCAGGACCACGCTGAGCACCTTCCAGGCCGCGTGGCGGTCGATCTCCAGGTCGTCGGAAATCTCCTTGAGCCAGCTATTGGTGGTGTGGAGCGTGCGGTCGAAGACCTCGAGTCCGTTCGCGCTCATGGAAGCCTCCATCGCAAGGTCATGAAGGCCAAACATCCGCCGCGGCGGCTTGTTCCGTCTCAGGCGGAGGTGAGCTCCAGTCCAGCCAGCTCGCCTGCCGCGCGCCAGTCCTCGAGCAGCTTCACGAAGGCGATCGGTCCCTTGCCGTAGGAGCCGTTGCGGGCGGCCACGGACGAGGGGCGGCCCTCGTTGTTGTAGTAGCCCGGCGTGCACTCCTCGGCGAACTTGGCGCGCTCCACCGCCGAGGCGACGATGGTCTCGACCCATTCCTGCTCGGCCACTTGCGAGGCCTCGACCTTCGTCGCGCCGCGGTCGCCGCACTCGGCCACGACATAGGCGATGTGCCTGGCCTGCTCGTTCAGCATGTGCGGATAGTTCACGGTGAAGCCCGACTGGTTGTTCATCATGATAAAGCAGTTGGGGAAGCCGCGGCTGTGGATGCCGTGCAGGGTGGCGATGCCGTCCCGCCAGTGCTCGGTCAGGGTGAGGCCGTCGCGGCCGGTCACCTCGTAGCCCGCCCGCCGTGCGTAGGAGGTGCCGACCTCGAAGCCGGTCGCGAAGATCAGGCAGTCGAGCTCGTACTCCACCCCGCCAGCCAGCACGCCCTTCTCGGTGATCGCCTCGACGCCGCGCCCCTGGGTGTCGACCAGGGTGACGTTGTCGCGATTGAAGGTCGGCAGGTAGTCGTCGTGGAAGCAGGGGCGTTTGCAGAACTGGTTGTAGTAGGGCTTCAGGGCTTCGGCCGTCGCCTTGTCTCCGACCACCGCGTCCACCCGCCCGCGGATCTGCTCCATCTTCTGGAAGTCGGCGAGCTGGACCAGCGCGGCAGGGTCCTGGGCGCCGGCGACGGTGGCGCGGTTGCGGGCGATCATGCCGAGATTGCGGATGATGTCGGTCCATCCGTCGGCGACCAGGTCCTCCTCGGCGAAGCCGCCGCTGACCAGGGTATTGAAATTGTCCATCCGCGCCTGCTGCCAGCCGGGCTCGAGGCTTCCGGCCCAGGCCGGGTCGGTGGGTCGGTTGGCGCGAACGTCGATGGACGAGGGGGTGCGCTGGAAGACGTAGAGATGGCCGGCCGCCTCGCCCAGGTGCGGCACGCATTGGACCGCCGTCGCCCCGGTGCCGATGATCCCGACCCGCTTGCTGGCCAGGCCGATGAGGCCGCCGTTCGAATCCCCGCCGGTATAGTCGTAGTCCCAACGGCTGGTGTGGAAGGTGTGGCCCTTGAAGCTCTCCACGCCCGGGATGCCGGGCAGCTTTGGCCGGTGCAGCGGCCCGTTGGCCATGCAGACGAAGCGGGCGCGGATGGCGTCGCCGCGATTGGTCGAGACGATCCAGCGGTGGCTGGCCTCGTCCCAGGTCATGCCGGTGACCTCGGTCTGCAGGCAGGCGCGGTCGTAGAGGCCGTACTTTGCGGCGATGGCCCGGCTATGGGCGAGAATCTCCGGCGCGCGGGCGTACTTCTCCACCGGCATGTAGCCGGTCTCCTCCAGCAGCGGCAGATAGACGTAGGATTCGACGTCGCAGGCCGCGCCCGGATAGCGGTTCCAGTACCAGGTGCCGCCGAAGTCGCCGCCCTTCTCGATGACCCGGATGTCGGCGACGCCGGCCTCGCGCAGGCGCGCCGCGGCCAGCAGCCCGCCGAAGCCTCCGCCGATCACCACCACCTCGACCTCGTCGGAGAGGGCCGAGCGGGTGAAGCCCGGCTCGACATAGGGGTCTTCGAGATAGTGGGCGAAGTCGCCTTTCATCTCGACGTACTGCTCGTTGCCGTCGGCGCGCAGTCGCTTGTCGCGCTCGGCGCGATACCTGGCGCGCAGAGCCTCGGGGTCGAAGGCCAGCTCCGCCGTCGGCCCGGCGTTTTCCGCTGTGTCGGCCATGCGTTCCTCCCAGAACCTGACCGCATCCAAGTCGGGGTCACCTCGCGGAAGGCAACCCGCCAGCTCCGAGGGGCGGGATAGGGGATGTACGTATTGCGAGTAGTTCTTATTTGCGGCATAGAGCCGGATAGTTGAGCAAGTCCGGTCGGGGGCAATGGGTATGCGTACGGTTCGTCGGGTCTCCAAGGCGAGGCTTTGGGCGGTGGGCGTGAGTGCGATCGCCATCATGGGGGCGACCAGCGCGGCCGCCGAAGAGCCGACCGACGTCTCCGAACTGGTGATCACCGCGGCGCGGACGACGCTGCCGGCCAGCGCCCTGCCGCTGACGGTCGACATCGTGGACTCGACCGATCTCTCGCAGCAGGTGGCGATCAGCGGTTCGCTGGTGGATGCGGTGGCGAACCTCTCGCCCTCGTTCTCGCCCACGCGACAGAAGCTCTCGGGCAGTGGCGAGAGCCTGCGCGGCCGCTCGCCATTGTTTGCGATCAACGGCATTCCGCAATCGACCCCGATCCGCGACGGTTCGCGCGACGGCTATACGATCGACCCATTCTTCATCGACCATGTGGAGCTGATCTATGGCTCCAACGCCCTGCAGGGCATCGGCGCCACGGGCGGGGTGGTCAACCAGGTCACCGTCGGCGCGCCCAAGGAAGATGGGGTCAGCGGCCGGGTGCTGGCCCAGGTGAGCGCCGACACCCGCTTCCACGGCGACGGCGGCGGCTGGAAGACCGCAGGCATCGCCGGCTATCGCGCCGGGGCCTATGACGCCACCATCGGCCTGGCCTACGAGGCGCGGGGCGCGTTCTACGATGGCCAGGGCCGTCGGATCGGCATCGACAACACCCAGGGAGAGATTCAGGACTCCAAGAGCAATTCGATCTTCGGCCGCTTCGGCTGGCAGATCGACGACAGCCTGCGGATCGACCTCGTCGCCAACCGCTTCGAACTGAAGGGCGACGGCGACTATCTCCCCGTGGCCGGCGATCGCACCCGCAACCGGCCGGCCACCAGCATGCGCGGCGAGGTCGAGGGCAAGCCCGCGGCCAACCGGGCCGAGACCCTGTCGCTGGGCCTGACGGATGACGAGCTGTGGGGTGGCGACCTTACCGCCCAGGTCTTCTACAACCGCACCCGCGACACCTTCGGCGGCGACCGCAACGTCACCTTCCAGGACGCCCGCCTGGCGCCGGTGGGGACGTTGTTCGACCAGTCCTCGAATCGCTCCGAGAAGATGGGCGCACGGGTCAGCTATGAGCGGGAGATCCCCTTCGTGCCGGGGCTCAACGCCACCTTCGGGCTCGACGCCCTGCGCGACAAGACCGAGCAGTCCCTGATCCAGACCGGCCGCGTCTGGGTGCCGGAGACCGAGTTCCAGAGCCTGGCCCCCTTCGTCCAAGGCAATCTGGCGCTCTTCGACGGCAAGCTGCGCCTGGCGGGCGGGGTTCGGCAGGAGTCCGTGACCCTGAAGGTCGGCGACTACACGACGCTCGCCACCTACGGCTCGCGCCATGTCGGGGGCGGCGAGCCGTCCTTCGACGCGACGCTGCTGAACGGCGGGGTGGTGGTGAATCCCATGGAGGGCCTGCGCTTCTACGCCAGCTACGCCGAAGGCTACACGGTGCCGGACGTCGGCCGCATCCTGCGCGCAGTGAACCGGGACGGGGTGGACGTGGACGATTTCCTCGACATCAGCCCGGTGGTTTCCGACAACCAGGAGATCGGGGCCGAATGGAAGCGCGGCCCCTTCGAGGCGAGCGCCGCCTATTTCTGGTCCAAGTCCAAGCTCGGCCAGCTCCTGGTGCTGAACCCGGCGACGGCGGTCTACGACGTCCAGCGCCAGCGGGTGGAGATCGAGGGCCTGGAGCTCAACGCCACAGCCAGGACGCCGATCCCAGGCGTCAGCGTCTCGGCCGGCTACGCCAAGCTGAAGGGCCGCGCCGACAGCGACGGCGACGGTTCGGTGGACATCGACCTGGACGGCGCGAACATCTCGCCCGACCGCATCAACCTCGCCCTGATCTACGGCCAAGGCCCGCTGGCCGCGCGCCTGCAGGTGCAGTCCTATCTGGAAAAGGATTTCGACGGCGCCGATCCGCGGAACAACTTCCAGGGCTACACGCTGGTGGACGCCTCGGTCCGCTATGAGACGAGCTTCGCGGACGTGTTCTTCGGCGTGCAGAACCTGATGGACGAGCAGTATCTCAGCTACAGCTCGGACACGACAAACCCGGCCGATAACCTGCGCTATTTCGCCGGCCGTGGCCGCGTCTTCACCCTGGGACTGGAACGCAGGTTCTGATGGGCGTCGTCCGCCTGCTGCATCGCTGGGTCGGAGGCTTCGTCGGCCTTTTCCTCGCCCTGCTCGGCCTGTCGGGAGCGCTGCTGGTCCACGAGGACCTGTTCCTCCGCGCCAGCGTTCCGCACGCCGCCGACCCGCAGGCGCAGGACACCGCCAGCCTGGCTGCGTCCGTGCAGCGCATCTTTGCGCAAGAGGACGCGCCGCGCTCGATCATCCTGGCGCGGCAGACCATGGGCCTGCACCGGCTGAACTTCGGCGAAGAGGGCGGCGGCTATGCGGCCCAGAGCGGCGAGCTGGTCACCCGCTGGACGTCGAAATGGGAGCGGCCGGAGATCTGGCTGTTCGATTTTCACCACTACCTGCTGATCGGCGACGCCGGAAAGCTGGTGACCGGGACCATGGGCCTGATCGGCCTCGCCTTCGTCGTGACCGGGGTGATCCTCTGGTGGCCGTCGCGCCGGCTGTTCGACTTGCGCCCCTGGCCGGCCAACTATTCGCGCAACGCCATCGTGCGCCAGCATCGCGACCTGGGCGTGGCGATGGCTCCGGTGCTCTTCGTCTCGCTGCTGACCGGGGTGATGATGACCCTGCCGGCGGTCGAGCGCCTGATCCTGGCGCCATTCTCGCCGCCCGCGGTGATGACCGCAGCCCAGAAACAACCGGAGGCCAAGGGCGGCCCGCTGTCGCCCGAGCTGGACTGGAGCCGCATCCTTGGGGACGTGCGCGCCCGCTATCCGGATGGGGAAATCCGCTCGATCAGCCTGCCGGCCAAGCCCGGTGGGCTGATTTCCATTCGGGTGCGCCAGCCGGCCGAATGGCTGCCCAATGGCCGCACCATGTTCTGGTTCGATCCGGCCGACGGGCGGCTGGTCGATACCCGCGACGCCCTGGCCATGCCGCTGGCCCTGCGGATCGCCAATGCCGAGTTCCCCATCCACGCGGCCAAGGTGGGCGGCCTGCCCTATCGGCTGGTGATGACCGCCTCGGGCCTTTCGCTGGCGGTGCTGGGCGGGCTGGCGGTCTGGTCGTTCTGGACCAATCCCAAGACCCAGGCGCGGAAACGCAGGGGGCCGGCGACTGGAAGATCCTCCCCCGCTGGGCAGGGCGATCGCGTATAGAGCCCCCAACCACGGTGTCATCCCGGTTTGCGAAGCAAGACCCGGACGCATACGTGCCTGATCCTGACAAGATGGCGCGGCCTGGCCCATTCCTGAGACATCCGGTGTTCATGGGTCCCGGTCTTCGGCCTGTGGCCGAGACCGGGATGACACGTAAGCATTGGCCCCCGCCCCTCCCAGCAAGGAGCATCTAGGTCCGGGACGGCAAAAGAGGGCTAGCGGCGTTCTCCGAGCCGGTTAAGCTCGCGCCCCATGAACCCGCGCATCTTCGTTCTGACCATGGTGACGTTTGCGTTCGGGTCGGGAGCCTTCATCTTTGCCGGCCTGCTGGAGACTCTGGCGGCCGACCTGGGCGTCACCACGGCGATCGCCGGTCAGCTACAGACCGCCTTCGTCCTGACCTCTGCCGTTCTGGGGCCGGTCGCGGCCTGGCTGTTCGGCCGCATCGACCGGCGGCTGATGGTGATCGCGGGCCTCAGCCTCAGCATCGCCCTGCACCTGGCCTGTTCGCTGACCCCGAACTTCGAGGCGCTGCTCCTGTTGCGCGCCCTGGCCGGACTGGCCGGCGCCATCTCGGGACCGGCCGCCAGCGTCGCGGCGGCCTCGCTGGCGCCGCCGGAAAAGAGAGGCTCGGCCCTGGCCCTGGTGTCTGGCGGCATGACCCTGGCCTTCGTGGTCGGCATCCCGATCGGCAGCGTGGTCGGCAACCTCTTCGGCTGGCGGGCGACCTTCCTGTTCGCCGGCGGCCTTTCGGCCCTGGCGCTGCTGGGCGTGCTGATCTTCCTGCCCAAGGTCCCGGCGCCGCCCAAGCGCGAAGGCGGAAGCGTGCCCCTGGGGATCGTCTGGCCGCTTTATCTGACGACCTTCCTGGCCTTCGCCGCCAACATGACGCTGAACCTCTACATCGCGCCGATCGTGCGGGTGGGCGCCGGGGTCACCGGCGCCGGGGTCGGGGCGTTCCAGTCGATGATCGGGGTCGGTTCCGTCGTCGGCCTGTGGCTGGGCGCCAAGGCCGCCGACCGGAGCGCGGGCCGCAACTGGATCCTGCAGGGCTTCGTCATCCAGGCCACCGCCATGACCATCCACTTCTCCGCCACGCACCATCTGGCGCCCGCAGGCTGGCCGAGCGCGGCCCTGGTGGCGCTGGGCATCTTCGTGGCGGCGACGGCGCTGTTCTCCATCACGCCGGTGGTTCAGGCGCGGCTGATCGAGCTGACCGGCGGTGCGCCGGTGGCGTTGGCCCTCAACGGCTCGGTGATCTCGGTCGGCCAGGCCCTGGGCTCGGCCATGGGCGGAGCGGCCCTGGCGGCCTTCGGGGTCCCGGCGATCCCGGCCGCGGCGCTCAGCATGTCGATCGCCGCCCTGCTGACCCTCGCCTTCGTCTTCCCGCGCCCGAAGCCGGCGGTCGCGGTCGGCGCCTAGCCGAAGGTGAAGACGAAGGCTCGGGCGCCTGCGTCGAGGAACTCGATTTCGAATGTGCGGTCGGTGATTGGCCGGCGCTGGCGCACGAACTGGTACATGCGCGGAGAGGTCACCACGCCCAGGCCGGCCGCGTCGGCGTCGACGCCATGATCCTCGCCGGGCGGCTCGCCATCGATGCGGATCCGGTAGCGGGCCGGGCGTCCGTCCGCCGCCGGGGCCAGCACCATGTGCAGGTCGCGGGCGTGGAAGCGGTAGGCGATGCTTGCGCCGGGCGCGGCCGAAAGAGCTGACTCGGCGCCGACGGTCCATAGCCCGGTGAGGCTCCAGCCGCCGACGCGCATGGGCGGCGCGGTGCGATAGAGGCGCCGCTCGTCTTGATGGATTCCTCCCGGAAAGGCGGGGGCCTTGTCGTAGCCGAGATAGGTTTCAGGCGTCCGCAGGTTGGCGAAGTCCGGTGCAGCTTCGGGCCCGAGCCCGACCACCGGCGTCATTTGGTCTGGCGCGGGCCTGCCGTCGACGTCGGAGAGCAGGGCCTGGATCAGTCGCTCCGACCGGTCGTAACCGCCTTCGCCGATCGCCCGACCGCGAACGCGGCCGTCCGCGCCGATGAAGTAGAAGGCCGGCCAGGCGTTGTTGTCGAGCGCCTCCCAGACCCGCCAGCGGCTGTCCAGGGCGACGGGAAAGCCGACGTCGAGCTCACGCAGGGCGCGGCTAACGTTGCCGGCGTCCTTTTCGAACCCGAACTCCGGCGAGTGGACCCCGATCACCGCCAGGCCCCGGCCGCCGTAGCGTTCCTGCCAGGCCCGCAGATAGGGCAGGACCCTCAGGCTGTTGACGCACGAGTAGGTCCAGACGACGAGCAGCACGACCTTGCCACGCAGGTCGCCGGGCTCGACCGGTGGGCCGTTCAGCCAGCCGCTGGCCTTGTTCAGCGCGTTCAGCGGGGATGTCGGCGTCAGGGAGAGGCCGGCCGCGTGACGCACCGGCGGCGCCAGCAGGCTCGCGCCCAAGGCCAACGGCGCCAGGCCGATCGCATTCTTGAGCCAGTCGCGGCGAGAGGGGGAAGGGTTCATGGGCGTCACGCCGTCTTCGGCTCTGCCGCCCAGCGAGCCACGTCGAGGATGGCGCGCGCGAAGGCCTCGGGCGCTTCCTGCGGCAGGTTGTGGCCGACGCCGCCGGAGAGGGTGCGGTGCTCGTATCGTCCCTTGAACTTGCCGGCGTAGGCCGCCGGCGCCGGGTGCGGCGCGCCGTTGGCGTCGCCTTCCAGGGTGATGGCCGGAACCAGGATGTCGGGCGCCTGGGCCAGTTTGGCCTCGAGGGCGTCGAAGCGCCGTTCGCCCGGCGTCAGGCCCAGCCGCCAGCGGTAGTTGTCGATGGTGATCTCCACATGATCGGGGTTGGCGAAGGCGGCGGCCGAGCGGGCGAAGGTCGCTTCGTCGAAGGCCCACCTCGGCGACGCGGTGCGCCAGATCAGCCGGGCGAAGGCCTCGCGGTTGGCCTCATAGCCGCGGCGGCCGCGCTCGGTGGCGAAGTAGAACTGGTACCACCAGGAGAGCTCGGCCTCCGGCGGAAGCGGCGCCTGGTTGGCCTGCTGGCTGCCGATCAGATAGCCGCTGACCGAGACCATCGCCTGGCAGCGCTCGGGCCAGAGGGCGGCGACGATATTGGCGGTGCGCGCGCCCCAGTCGAAGCCGCCGATGACCGCGCGGCGGATGCTCAGCGCGTCCATCAGGGCGATGACGTCCGCGGCCAGGGCGGCCTGCTGGCCGTTGCGCGGGGTCGCCGCCGAGCGGAAGCGGGTGGCGCCATAGCCTCGCAGGTAGGGAACGATCACCCGCTTGCCGCCGGCCGCCAGGATCGGCGCGACCTCGGCGAAGGCGTGGATGTCGTAGGGCCATCCGTGCAGCAGGATCACGGGCGCGCCGTTTGCGGGGCCTTGTTCGGCATAGGCGACGATGAGATCGCCGGCCTCGACCTGCTTCATCATCCAGGTCGGCGACGAAACCGGGGCGGAGATGGCCGATGTCGCGGCCGACAGGGCGCCGGCGGCGCCAAGCATGGCGACGCCGCAGAACAGCCGGCGGCGGTCAGGGTTGACGGGTTCACGCATGGCGGGCCTCCGTGGCGCGGGTCACCACGCCCTGGGCGAAGCCGGCCGCGGCGCAGGCGAGGCCGCCGATGACGCCGGCGACGCCGAGATTGACCAGCGTCTCGCCGGTGGGCGCCAGGCCGGAATAGAAGAAGCTGGTCAGGCCCAGGAAGTAGGCCAGCGGATTGTTGATCGGCGCGAGCTTGCGCAGGCTCAGCACCAGCGCCACCACGGCCGCCACGCAGGCAGGCCCCGCTAGCACGCCGAGCGTCGGCGTCAGGGCGAGGGTGGCGACTTGCGTTCCGGCCCCGAAAGCCAGGCCCAGCAGGAACGAGCCGGTGTTGGCCGCGCCGCCGCGAAGGGAGGGGCCGGCGAGATCGAAGGCCACCCAGCCCAGGAACATGGCGGGGGCGGGGAGCATCGCGGAGTTGGTTCCGAGGGTCGCTACGGCGGCGACGGCCGCGACGCTCAGCGAAATGGCGTGGAAACGCATGGGGGCGGTGGCGGAGGGCATGAGACGTGGATCCTTGGCTGTCGTTCGATCGGTCGAGGCGGGGAAGGGCGCCGCGTCGCCGCGACGCCTTTGGGGCAAGCGGTCAGGCGATGTTCAGCGTGACGTCGATGTTGCCGCGGGTGGCCTTGGAATAGGGACAGGTCTGGTGCGCCGCCTCGACCAGACGCTGGGCGGTCTCGGCGTCGAGGCCGGGCAGGCTGACGTTCAGGCGGGCGCGGAGCAGGAAGGCCTCGCCGGCCTTGGCCAGGTCGACCTCGGCGTCGACGGCGACGTCGGCGGGGACCTTCACACCCTGGGCGCGGCCGGCCAGGCCGATGGCGCCGATGAAGCAGGCCGACCAGCCGGCGGCGAAGAGTTGCTCCGGATTGGTGCCCGGCCCAGCGCTGCCGGGCGGCGAAAGCCGGACGTCGAGCTTGCCGTCGCTGCTGCGCGCGGCGCCGTCGCGGCCACCGGTGACATGGGTTTGGCCGGTGTAGAGGACGGTGTCGATGGCTTGGGTGGTCATGTTTTTCTCCTTATTAGATCGGATACGATTAAATCGCGTCCGATGAAATAGGCCCGCCCTCATGAGACTGTCAACC
This window harbors:
- a CDS encoding TonB-dependent receptor, which gives rise to MRTVRRVSKARLWAVGVSAIAIMGATSAAAEEPTDVSELVITAARTTLPASALPLTVDIVDSTDLSQQVAISGSLVDAVANLSPSFSPTRQKLSGSGESLRGRSPLFAINGIPQSTPIRDGSRDGYTIDPFFIDHVELIYGSNALQGIGATGGVVNQVTVGAPKEDGVSGRVLAQVSADTRFHGDGGGWKTAGIAGYRAGAYDATIGLAYEARGAFYDGQGRRIGIDNTQGEIQDSKSNSIFGRFGWQIDDSLRIDLVANRFELKGDGDYLPVAGDRTRNRPATSMRGEVEGKPAANRAETLSLGLTDDELWGGDLTAQVFYNRTRDTFGGDRNVTFQDARLAPVGTLFDQSSNRSEKMGARVSYEREIPFVPGLNATFGLDALRDKTEQSLIQTGRVWVPETEFQSLAPFVQGNLALFDGKLRLAGGVRQESVTLKVGDYTTLATYGSRHVGGGEPSFDATLLNGGVVVNPMEGLRFYASYAEGYTVPDVGRILRAVNRDGVDVDDFLDISPVVSDNQEIGAEWKRGPFEASAAYFWSKSKLGQLLVLNPATAVYDVQRQRVEIEGLELNATARTPIPGVSVSAGYAKLKGRADSDGDGSVDIDLDGANISPDRINLALIYGQGPLAARLQVQSYLEKDFDGADPRNNFQGYTLVDASVRYETSFADVFFGVQNLMDEQYLSYSSDTTNPADNLRYFAGRGRVFTLGLERRF
- a CDS encoding flavin-containing monooxygenase, whose product is MADTAENAGPTAELAFDPEALRARYRAERDKRLRADGNEQYVEMKGDFAHYLEDPYVEPGFTRSALSDEVEVVVIGGGFGGLLAAARLREAGVADIRVIEKGGDFGGTWYWNRYPGAACDVESYVYLPLLEETGYMPVEKYARAPEILAHSRAIAAKYGLYDRACLQTEVTGMTWDEASHRWIVSTNRGDAIRARFVCMANGPLHRPKLPGIPGVESFKGHTFHTSRWDYDYTGGDSNGGLIGLASKRVGIIGTGATAVQCVPHLGEAAGHLYVFQRTPSSIDVRANRPTDPAWAGSLEPGWQQARMDNFNTLVSGGFAEEDLVADGWTDIIRNLGMIARNRATVAGAQDPAALVQLADFQKMEQIRGRVDAVVGDKATAEALKPYYNQFCKRPCFHDDYLPTFNRDNVTLVDTQGRGVEAITEKGVLAGGVEYELDCLIFATGFEVGTSYARRAGYEVTGRDGLTLTEHWRDGIATLHGIHSRGFPNCFIMMNNQSGFTVNYPHMLNEQARHIAYVVAECGDRGATKVEASQVAEQEWVETIVASAVERAKFAEECTPGYYNNEGRPSSVAARNGSYGKGPIAFVKLLEDWRAAGELAGLELTSA
- a CDS encoding Hsp20/alpha crystallin family protein; the encoded protein is MPNRDLAPWSGSRGLSRQGWDPFTSFRREMDRLFDDFLTPAEGRSFAPTREGAAAWPSIEVDENDQAYRVTAELAGLNRDDVKIELRDNALTLSGERRDERTEEDKGRCYTERTYGKFARTIPFSHEIDGDRVEANFKDGVLKIALPKSTRAQDQTRQIEIKS
- a CDS encoding glycosyltransferase family protein encodes the protein MAVAILQARMSSSRLPGKVMKSLLGRPMIARQLERLSRCASLDRLIVATSEDASDDELASFLEQSGAPVFRGPLADVLGRYVGAIEAFGVTGQVVRLTADCPLADPEVIDAAVRLQAQSGADYVSNSVRRTYPRGLDVEVFTAEGLLTAGREASDPYEREHVTPFLYRNPDRFSRGELVQDRDDSSLRWTVDTPEDFAFVERVYEVLYPARPAFTSDDVRALPFSHHEP
- a CDS encoding class I SAM-dependent methyltransferase, yielding MLLSDDANAIAAAERSAAAGASASEVLGRLRETLPLDAFGLLMIGLPRTDLPALSALLPHMASEETQRNFTGAAGVPLLGQTVGFVRTLAYNYASLSNRSLKDAKILDYGCGYGRITRAMYYYTDPANIWAVDPWDYAIDLCKEVGLLGNLAQSDYLPQSLPAPEGGIDVMFAFSVFTHTSRSATDAALAAMRRHIAEDGLLAITIRAPEYWRADPAYAETAQIHEKAHAEQGFAYVPHPRETVAGEATYGDTSISLDFLKQNYPDWEVAGLDWSLVDLHQRYVFLRPV
- a CDS encoding DUF2267 domain-containing protein, with amino-acid sequence MSANGLEVFDRTLHTTNSWLKEISDDLEIDRHAAWKVLSVVLHKLRDRLPVDLSAHLGSQLPLLVRGVYYDQYQPARQPSRCHGVEDFTEEVGEWLTDATAIDPDRAIRSVFGVLSRHLTAGQVAKVRDNLPKSLRQAWSAEPPPRRSPDKAEEAARLATGI
- a CDS encoding PepSY-associated TM helix domain-containing protein, which encodes MGVVRLLHRWVGGFVGLFLALLGLSGALLVHEDLFLRASVPHAADPQAQDTASLAASVQRIFAQEDAPRSIILARQTMGLHRLNFGEEGGGYAAQSGELVTRWTSKWERPEIWLFDFHHYLLIGDAGKLVTGTMGLIGLAFVVTGVILWWPSRRLFDLRPWPANYSRNAIVRQHRDLGVAMAPVLFVSLLTGVMMTLPAVERLILAPFSPPAVMTAAQKQPEAKGGPLSPELDWSRILGDVRARYPDGEIRSISLPAKPGGLISIRVRQPAEWLPNGRTMFWFDPADGRLVDTRDALAMPLALRIANAEFPIHAAKVGGLPYRLVMTASGLSLAVLGGLAVWSFWTNPKTQARKRRGPATGRSSPAGQGDRV